A stretch of Corallococcus macrosporus DNA encodes these proteins:
- a CDS encoding carboxypeptidase regulatory-like domain-containing protein: MKHYIRAAGGAVLGLLAMACGDGGFTPDPGVRTEDAEAVDLENLRILVSGEARVFPEAAGVAAAPASLTGMALTVEEPLRVAVNDSAATFASGEVSEDGSFRITDVPVRDVHQGLAVGLAHDGLVRSTTLVYDTAFTGTRPRTDIIDAHAWALPTAFVDGLGAAVGAPRLQGHTGDPAATLASAGFVLGRVVDLNGQPVSGVRVALDRAELADRVYYPSEDLTSVNTTGTAGHGLFLFVHSGAGVSSFQLSVEGAPTYVPRNVDVGPDLGVVLTVYPGRYAP; this comes from the coding sequence ATGAAACACTACATTCGGGCGGCGGGTGGTGCCGTGCTCGGGCTGTTGGCGATGGCCTGTGGCGACGGCGGCTTCACACCGGACCCCGGCGTGCGGACCGAGGACGCCGAGGCGGTGGATCTGGAAAACCTTCGCATCCTCGTGAGCGGTGAGGCACGCGTGTTCCCGGAGGCCGCGGGTGTGGCCGCCGCTCCCGCGTCACTCACCGGCATGGCGCTCACCGTGGAGGAGCCCCTGCGCGTGGCCGTCAACGACTCGGCCGCCACCTTCGCCTCCGGCGAGGTGTCCGAGGACGGCTCCTTCCGCATCACCGACGTGCCCGTGCGCGACGTGCACCAGGGGCTCGCCGTGGGCTTGGCGCACGACGGACTCGTGCGCAGCACCACGCTCGTCTACGACACCGCCTTCACCGGCACCCGTCCGCGCACGGACATCATCGACGCGCACGCCTGGGCCCTGCCCACCGCGTTCGTGGATGGGCTGGGCGCGGCCGTGGGAGCGCCGCGCCTCCAGGGCCACACCGGTGACCCGGCGGCCACCCTGGCCTCCGCGGGCTTCGTGCTGGGACGCGTGGTGGACCTCAACGGACAACCCGTGAGCGGCGTGCGCGTGGCGCTGGACCGCGCGGAGCTGGCGGACCGCGTCTACTACCCGTCCGAGGACCTCACGTCCGTGAACACCACGGGCACCGCGGGCCACGGGCTGTTCCTCTTCGTGCACTCCGGCGCCGGAGTGTCGTCCTTCCAGCTGTCCGTGGAAGGCGCTCCCACCTACGTGCCGCGCAACGTCGACGTGGGCCCCGACCTGGGCGTCGTCCTGACCGTCTACCCGGGCCGTTACGCGCCCTGA
- a CDS encoding DsbA family oxidoreductase, with protein sequence MKTLHKPLQITVYQDVLCAWCYLADQRLEVLRQEFGDAVRWSVRPYPLRLHDVLPTEREVRGLVEEVKRAQRETDPTASLLSTDLWLGGDPPRSSVPALAALEAARLQGPQARAFLARSMQRAALEQGVNVSRSDVVFELASRVGLSMNQFSAAFRSEETRRLIYDEHRLAGSRGVRGVPTLVIGGRWMLCGLRELSEYREHILACLGKVVAPRSGSSERLVH encoded by the coding sequence ATGAAAACGCTGCACAAGCCGCTGCAGATCACCGTCTACCAGGATGTGCTTTGCGCCTGGTGCTACCTCGCCGACCAACGGTTGGAGGTGCTTCGCCAGGAGTTTGGCGACGCCGTCCGCTGGAGCGTGCGTCCCTACCCCCTGCGTCTGCACGACGTGCTGCCCACGGAGCGCGAAGTGCGTGGGCTGGTGGAAGAGGTGAAGCGCGCCCAGCGCGAAACCGACCCCACGGCCTCGCTGCTCTCCACGGACCTGTGGCTGGGCGGAGATCCACCGCGCTCCAGCGTGCCGGCCCTGGCGGCGCTGGAGGCGGCGCGGTTGCAGGGGCCGCAGGCGCGGGCCTTCCTCGCCCGGTCCATGCAGCGCGCCGCGCTGGAGCAGGGCGTCAACGTGTCGCGCTCGGACGTGGTGTTCGAGCTGGCGTCGCGCGTGGGCCTGTCCATGAACCAGTTCTCCGCGGCCTTCCGTTCGGAAGAGACGCGCCGGCTCATCTACGACGAGCACCGGCTGGCCGGCAGCCGCGGCGTGCGCGGCGTGCCCACGCTGGTGATTGGCGGCCGGTGGATGCTGTGCGGCCTGCGTGAGCTGTCCGAGTACCGCGAGCACATCCTCGCGTGCCTGGGCAAGGTCGTCGCGCCCCGCTCGGGTTCCTCCGAGCGGCTGGTGCACTGA
- a CDS encoding ATP-grasp domain-containing protein, with protein MPPRKAKPKKAPVPPGAQAPERGDAPRPKRPRAKKTVAILSRKRSLYSTRRLVEAIKARGHRPLVFDTLRCCLLLARGKPRMTYRGAEVKGVDVVIPRIGASITAYGLAVVNHFEMMDVPVLNPPTAIARSRDKLRALQFLARAGLDMPRTVMAHDRGNVRKLVQEVGGLPVIIKLIKGTQGVGVMIAHTLPEVQTILDTFWDLGQEIVLQEFVAESEGRDVRALVVGDTVVGAMRRKAKKGEFRSNIHRGGEGRAITLPPDYVEAAVKAARIIGLEVAGVDMLEGREGPRLMEINSSPGFEGLEGATGQDIAGHIVEHALVYAGTRGSVLMARAGRAS; from the coding sequence ATGCCCCCCCGAAAAGCCAAGCCGAAGAAGGCGCCAGTCCCGCCTGGCGCACAGGCACCCGAGCGCGGTGACGCGCCGCGACCCAAGCGGCCCCGCGCGAAGAAGACCGTGGCCATCCTGTCCCGCAAGCGCTCGCTGTACTCGACGCGCCGGCTGGTGGAGGCCATCAAGGCCCGGGGCCACCGCCCGCTCGTCTTCGACACGCTGCGCTGCTGCCTCTTGCTGGCCCGCGGCAAGCCGCGCATGACCTACCGCGGCGCGGAGGTGAAGGGCGTGGACGTGGTGATTCCGCGCATTGGCGCGTCCATCACCGCGTACGGCCTGGCGGTGGTGAACCACTTCGAGATGATGGACGTGCCCGTCCTCAACCCGCCCACGGCCATCGCGCGCAGCCGCGACAAGCTGCGCGCGCTCCAGTTCCTGGCCCGCGCGGGCCTGGACATGCCCAGGACCGTGATGGCGCATGACCGCGGCAACGTGCGCAAGCTGGTGCAGGAGGTGGGAGGCCTGCCCGTCATCATCAAGCTGATCAAGGGCACCCAGGGCGTGGGCGTGATGATCGCCCACACGCTGCCGGAGGTGCAGACCATCCTCGACACCTTCTGGGACCTGGGCCAGGAGATCGTCCTCCAGGAGTTCGTCGCGGAGAGCGAGGGCCGCGACGTGCGCGCGCTGGTGGTGGGCGACACGGTGGTGGGCGCCATGCGCCGCAAGGCGAAGAAGGGCGAGTTCCGCTCCAACATCCACCGCGGCGGCGAGGGCCGCGCCATCACCCTGCCCCCGGACTACGTGGAGGCCGCGGTGAAGGCGGCGCGCATCATCGGGCTGGAGGTCGCGGGCGTGGACATGCTGGAGGGCCGCGAGGGCCCGCGTCTCATGGAGATCAACTCCAGCCCCGGCTTCGAGGGCCTGGAGGGCGCCACCGGTCAGGACATCGCGGGCCACATCGTGGAGCACGCGTTGGTGTACGCGGGGACCCGGGGCAGCGTGTTGATGGCGAGGGCGGGCCGCGCGTCCTGA
- a CDS encoding sigma 54-interacting transcriptional regulator: MTAPNPHPDDIHTNPGDVGLELSSQSSLLGETQVVDPRATVKLHKCRLLVTQGPDTGRSMASDKERLRCGAHPGNDLVLVEDRTASRHHFEVQYTERGYLLVDLNSTNGTFLDGRRIERAYLSPGSQIRAGSSVITFAPLDEEVAVEPDREGELCGMVGQSVKMRQVFGLIKRIAPMDVSVIIQGETGTGKELVSSAIHELSGRKKGPMVVLDCGAIPPNLIESELFGHEKGAFTGATSSRPGAFERAQGGTIFLDELGELRLDLQPKLLRVLENREVRRVGGNDVIEVDCRVIAATHRDLVKEIAAGNFREDLYFRLSVIHIQLPPLRQRRDDIPLILKRALAEPEVVDTHGRKRFSAEALGLLMAYAWPGNVRELMNVLSHVLTFSEGEEILPSHLPPRVRGQAREGPLPFNEHLAFKDAKEQLLENFEREYVTSVLTRCEGNLSRAARESGLHRKSIERLVKKYQLDAKGLKPR; this comes from the coding sequence ATGACCGCACCGAACCCGCATCCCGACGACATCCACACCAATCCAGGAGATGTCGGACTCGAGTTGTCCTCCCAGTCCTCGCTGCTGGGGGAGACGCAGGTGGTGGATCCGCGCGCCACCGTGAAGCTGCACAAGTGCCGGCTCCTGGTGACGCAGGGGCCGGACACCGGGCGCTCCATGGCCAGCGACAAGGAGCGGCTTCGCTGCGGCGCCCACCCGGGCAACGACCTGGTGCTGGTGGAGGACCGCACCGCCAGCCGCCACCACTTCGAGGTCCAGTACACCGAGCGCGGCTACCTCCTGGTGGACCTGAACTCCACCAACGGCACCTTCCTGGACGGCCGGCGCATTGAACGCGCCTACCTGTCCCCGGGCTCGCAGATCCGCGCCGGCTCCTCCGTCATCACCTTTGCCCCCCTGGACGAAGAGGTGGCGGTGGAGCCCGACCGCGAGGGCGAGCTGTGCGGCATGGTGGGCCAGAGCGTGAAGATGCGGCAGGTGTTCGGGCTCATCAAGCGCATCGCGCCCATGGACGTGTCCGTCATCATCCAGGGGGAGACGGGCACGGGGAAGGAGCTGGTCTCCAGCGCCATCCATGAGCTGTCCGGCCGCAAGAAGGGCCCCATGGTGGTGCTGGACTGCGGCGCCATCCCGCCCAACCTCATCGAGAGCGAGCTGTTCGGGCATGAGAAGGGCGCCTTCACCGGCGCGACGTCCAGCCGCCCCGGCGCCTTCGAGCGCGCGCAGGGCGGCACCATCTTCCTGGACGAGCTGGGCGAGCTGCGCCTGGACCTGCAGCCCAAGCTCTTGCGCGTGCTGGAGAACCGCGAGGTGCGCCGGGTGGGCGGCAACGACGTCATTGAAGTGGACTGCCGCGTCATCGCCGCCACCCACCGCGACCTGGTGAAGGAGATCGCCGCGGGCAACTTCCGCGAGGACCTCTACTTCCGACTGTCCGTCATCCACATCCAGTTGCCGCCCCTGCGCCAGCGCCGGGACGACATCCCGCTCATCCTCAAGCGGGCCCTGGCGGAGCCGGAGGTGGTGGACACGCACGGCCGCAAGCGCTTCTCCGCGGAGGCCCTGGGGCTGCTCATGGCCTACGCGTGGCCGGGCAACGTGCGTGAGCTGATGAACGTCCTCTCCCACGTGCTGACGTTCTCCGAGGGCGAGGAGATCCTCCCGTCCCACCTGCCCCCGCGCGTCCGGGGCCAGGCCCGCGAGGGGCCGCTGCCCTTCAACGAGCACCTGGCCTTCAAGGACGCCAAGGAGCAGCTGCTGGAGAACTTCGAGCGCGAGTACGTGACCAGCGTCCTCACCCGCTGCGAGGGCAACCTGTCCCGCGCCGCACGGGAGAGCGGCCTGCACCGCAAGTCCATCGAGCGGCTGGTGAAAAAGTATCAGCTCGACGCCAAGGGGCTGAAACCGCGCTGA
- a CDS encoding TadE/TadG family type IV pilus assembly protein — protein MTTRSPREAGESGQALVEAALSLPLVVFLILGALQLFLMMQARVMTHYAAFRATRAGSVAHGDCERMTHAAILALIPTFHSFMGQGTGSLNGPLGRGAGSDAPRLLAEAFAARANNRYAGTGTPGPGLDGAHNRSIVWIQRDIAGGGVDSPEDSDFDRPGHLRRLEVQLVFWYPLRIPFANWVMSRMFLAHFSLRPYTDANPLIVAERDAAWNGTDVTASHVLDGELGAELAERVNNRQYVFPIITTFTMRMMTPVKSRFFATMACPR, from the coding sequence ATGACCACACGATCCCCCCGTGAAGCAGGCGAGTCCGGCCAGGCCCTGGTGGAGGCCGCGCTGTCGCTGCCGCTGGTCGTGTTCCTGATTCTGGGCGCGCTGCAGCTGTTCCTGATGATGCAGGCGCGGGTGATGACGCACTACGCGGCCTTCCGCGCGACGCGCGCGGGCAGCGTGGCGCACGGGGACTGCGAGCGGATGACCCACGCGGCCATCCTGGCGCTGATCCCGACCTTCCACTCCTTCATGGGGCAGGGGACGGGGTCGCTCAACGGTCCCTTGGGCCGCGGCGCCGGCTCGGATGCGCCCCGGCTGCTGGCGGAGGCGTTCGCGGCGCGGGCGAACAACCGCTACGCGGGCACCGGCACGCCGGGCCCCGGTCTGGACGGCGCCCACAACCGCAGCATCGTGTGGATCCAGCGCGACATCGCCGGCGGCGGCGTGGACAGCCCGGAGGACAGCGACTTCGACCGGCCGGGGCACCTGCGGCGGCTGGAGGTGCAGCTGGTGTTCTGGTACCCGCTGCGCATCCCGTTCGCCAACTGGGTGATGTCGCGCATGTTCCTGGCGCACTTCAGCCTGCGTCCCTACACGGACGCGAACCCGCTCATCGTCGCCGAGCGCGATGCCGCCTGGAACGGCACCGACGTGACGGCGTCACACGTGCTGGACGGCGAGCTGGGCGCGGAGCTGGCGGAGCGCGTGAACAACCGGCAGTACGTCTTCCCCATCATCACCACGTTCACCATGCGGATGATGACGCCCGTGAAGTCGCGTTTCTTCGCCACCATGGCCTGCCCCCGGTGA
- a CDS encoding pilus assembly protein TadG-related protein, whose product MKRSSLQRGQTLVLFVLSMLLLLLMVALTLSFTMKVRERIEVQTVADAAAYSNAVATARTFNTIAVSNRAEIAHMVANAGAASLLNWASLYRGELNAAKLGYAAWLPTYQAFAAAGCPCAWNGFCARMCQCGLRGVGDLSMLIGKLQAEDARVEAVFQTYDPLVGLQMRLHQLAAGALYASSYEDFRSLKDKVNDQGFANDILGDLAPGRNPRDAGWLAPSAGNISKKELSDNTACLGGGAACDPLPLTVAHAVDAAMGSRGFTFVTSRTIEQYIAHEANLAFVIMPPDIVTLPFAAGTSHFGKPILQYGLFPPYAPAVTAEDQSEVAFIYNHIAHGGGPPCPVMVGGVVPTLALFAASGGIMPTPTHMWLGGTDPAPFARHMLAPCLGGPSSCPGIWPPFLDYNLTELWPNGEGNNFGQPKNFAVIQRDRSNMPAAQQDPWNLAFRFRFEANNPNPDAGKFDNRSATMADGTPLGIQTALSTGIAYYHRGRSASFSHWSEPPNLLNPYWRATLVPVDTDDSGLDDAINALGVSSPASAATIQELRRVGFKGFQ is encoded by the coding sequence ATGAAGCGCTCCTCCCTCCAGCGCGGTCAGACCCTGGTGCTGTTCGTCCTCAGCATGCTGCTGCTGTTGCTGATGGTGGCCCTCACGCTGTCGTTCACCATGAAGGTGCGAGAGCGCATCGAGGTGCAGACGGTGGCGGACGCGGCCGCGTACTCCAACGCGGTGGCCACGGCGCGCACGTTCAACACCATCGCCGTGTCCAACCGCGCGGAGATCGCCCACATGGTGGCGAACGCCGGCGCGGCCAGCCTCCTCAACTGGGCCAGCCTCTACCGCGGCGAGTTGAACGCCGCGAAGCTGGGCTACGCGGCGTGGCTGCCCACCTACCAGGCCTTCGCCGCCGCGGGGTGCCCCTGCGCCTGGAATGGCTTCTGCGCCCGCATGTGCCAGTGCGGCCTGCGCGGGGTCGGGGACCTGAGCATGCTGATAGGCAAGCTGCAGGCGGAGGACGCGCGCGTGGAGGCGGTGTTCCAGACCTATGACCCCCTGGTGGGCCTGCAGATGCGCCTGCACCAGTTGGCGGCGGGCGCGCTGTATGCCTCCTCGTATGAGGACTTCAGGAGCCTCAAGGACAAGGTGAACGACCAGGGCTTCGCCAACGACATCCTGGGAGACCTGGCTCCGGGGAGGAACCCGCGCGACGCGGGATGGCTGGCGCCATCCGCGGGCAACATCTCCAAGAAGGAACTGTCGGACAACACGGCATGCCTGGGTGGCGGCGCGGCCTGTGATCCGCTCCCGTTGACGGTGGCCCATGCCGTGGACGCGGCCATGGGCAGCCGCGGCTTCACCTTCGTCACGTCGCGCACCATCGAGCAGTACATCGCGCACGAGGCGAACCTGGCCTTCGTCATCATGCCGCCGGACATCGTCACGCTGCCGTTCGCCGCCGGCACGTCCCACTTCGGCAAGCCCATCCTCCAGTACGGGCTCTTTCCCCCCTATGCGCCCGCCGTCACGGCGGAAGACCAGAGCGAGGTGGCCTTCATCTACAACCACATCGCGCATGGCGGTGGGCCGCCGTGCCCGGTGATGGTGGGAGGCGTCGTGCCAACCCTGGCCCTGTTCGCGGCTTCCGGCGGCATCATGCCCACGCCCACGCATATGTGGCTCGGTGGCACGGACCCCGCGCCCTTCGCGCGGCACATGCTGGCGCCGTGTCTGGGAGGCCCGTCCAGCTGCCCGGGCATCTGGCCGCCGTTCCTGGACTACAACCTGACGGAGCTGTGGCCCAACGGCGAGGGCAACAACTTCGGCCAGCCGAAGAACTTCGCCGTCATCCAGCGCGACCGCAGCAACATGCCCGCGGCGCAGCAGGACCCGTGGAACCTGGCGTTCCGCTTCCGCTTCGAGGCGAACAACCCGAACCCGGACGCGGGCAAGTTCGACAACCGCAGCGCCACCATGGCGGACGGCACGCCGCTGGGCATCCAGACGGCGCTGTCCACGGGCATCGCGTACTACCACCGCGGACGCAGCGCGAGCTTCTCCCACTGGAGCGAACCGCCCAACCTGCTCAACCCGTACTGGCGCGCCACGCTGGTGCCGGTGGACACGGACGACTCGGGTCTGGATGACGCCATCAACGCGCTGGGTGTCAGCTCCCCGGCTTCCGCCGCGACCATCCAGGAGCTGCGGCGCGTGGGCTTCAAGGGGTTCCAGTGA
- a CDS encoding TadE/TadG family type IV pilus assembly protein: MNSHPRRHRQARGQSIVEAALGVTLFITILVFGIHFAEVGFLSLKVQEAAVSALWNGTHGDMHDIPVSYGSAHDSMRNAGEDAQARYADFNGLSSVNHGDTITQVFTQGSGLRVSCSRNGGLGWNGPVLTRLIYRDEGGTSCTSQASLSAWNIPSQFLDQTPETGLYNEQHLEAANAAIQVCGIGRAVGGTCRGRFSMLVDDWGLSNEIESSTCVLFQDYALPCTNVPFYTATKGVYEPTTLPIPTFASFLATGALYMNPLPPLVLMQRENTFWMSAAGEETNFMQYWFKPSPLGNLWNTTPGAMIGITTPHYGLGYLDRTGNGGCFLGKDC; the protein is encoded by the coding sequence ATGAACAGCCATCCTCGTCGTCACCGGCAGGCCCGGGGCCAGTCCATCGTGGAGGCGGCCCTCGGCGTCACGCTGTTCATCACCATCCTGGTGTTCGGCATCCACTTCGCGGAGGTGGGCTTCCTGTCGCTGAAGGTGCAGGAGGCCGCGGTGTCCGCGCTGTGGAACGGCACGCACGGTGACATGCACGACATCCCCGTGTCCTACGGCTCGGCGCATGACTCCATGCGGAACGCGGGCGAGGACGCGCAGGCGCGCTACGCGGACTTCAATGGCTTGTCGTCCGTCAACCACGGCGACACCATCACCCAGGTGTTCACGCAGGGCTCGGGCCTGCGCGTGAGCTGCAGCCGCAATGGAGGCCTGGGCTGGAATGGTCCCGTGCTGACCCGGCTCATCTACCGCGACGAGGGCGGCACGTCGTGCACGTCCCAGGCGAGCCTCAGCGCGTGGAACATCCCCAGCCAGTTCCTGGACCAGACGCCGGAGACCGGGCTGTACAACGAGCAGCACCTGGAGGCCGCCAACGCCGCCATCCAGGTGTGTGGCATTGGCCGCGCGGTGGGGGGGACCTGCCGGGGCCGCTTCTCCATGCTCGTGGATGACTGGGGTCTGTCCAACGAGATCGAGTCCTCCACCTGCGTCCTGTTCCAGGACTATGCGCTGCCGTGCACCAACGTTCCGTTCTACACGGCCACGAAGGGCGTCTACGAGCCCACCACGCTGCCCATTCCCACCTTCGCCAGCTTCCTGGCGACGGGAGCGCTCTACATGAATCCGCTGCCGCCCCTGGTGCTGATGCAGCGCGAGAACACCTTCTGGATGAGCGCGGCGGGGGAGGAGACCAACTTCATGCAGTACTGGTTCAAGCCGTCGCCCCTGGGCAACCTGTGGAACACGACGCCCGGCGCGATGATTGGCATCACCACACCCCATTACGGTCTGGGCTATCTGGACCGCACCGGCAATGGCGGCTGTTTCCTGGGAAAGGATTGCTGA